The following coding sequences lie in one Coraliomargarita sinensis genomic window:
- the mce gene encoding methylmalonyl-CoA epimerase, protein MITKIDHLGIAVKNLDESIAYYESALGLHCHGREEVASQKVKTAFFEAGEVHLELLEPTSDESPIAKFLEKNGEGIHHIAFAVEDIEDQLKKASEAGVRLIHEVPFEGAADKLVAFLHPKSTHGVLTEFCMPKQ, encoded by the coding sequence ATGATAACAAAAATTGATCATCTCGGCATCGCCGTAAAAAATCTGGATGAAAGCATTGCCTATTATGAGAGCGCTTTGGGCCTCCACTGTCACGGTCGTGAAGAGGTCGCTTCCCAAAAAGTAAAGACTGCTTTTTTTGAAGCAGGTGAGGTCCATCTTGAACTTCTTGAGCCGACTTCGGACGAAAGTCCGATCGCCAAGTTTTTGGAAAAAAACGGCGAAGGCATTCACCACATCGCATTTGCGGTGGAAGATATTGAAGACCAATTAAAGAAAGCATCTGAAGCGGGAGTACGCCTGATACATGAGGTGCCCTTCGAAGGTGCTGCTGATAAGCTGGTCGCATTTTTACATCCCAAATCCACTCACGGGGTGCTGACTGAATTTTGCATGCCTAAACAATAA